In Meleagris gallopavo isolate NT-WF06-2002-E0010 breed Aviagen turkey brand Nicholas breeding stock chromosome 5, Turkey_5.1, whole genome shotgun sequence, a single window of DNA contains:
- the EHF gene encoding ETS homologous factor encodes MILEGAGRMSINSSSNLLHQQPSWTDGYSTCNVSSSFYGTQWHEIHPQYWTKFQVWEWLQHLLDTNQLDANCIPFQEFDINGEHLCSMSLQEFTQAAGTAGQLLYSNLQHLKWNGQCGSDMYQSHNVIVKTEQTDPSLMVSWKDDNYLYDSGYGSTVELLDSKTFCRAQISMTTPSHQPPDSSDVKKTQDHTPKSHTKKHNPRGTHLWEFIRDILLNPEKYPGLIKWEDRSEGVFRFLKSEAVAQLWGKKKNNSSMTYEKLSRAMRYYYKREILERVDGRRLVYKFGKNARGWRENEN; translated from the exons ATGATTttggaaggagctggcagaaTGAGTATCAATTCCAGCAGCAACCTACTCCACCAGCAGCCTTCCTGGACAGATGGATATTCCACGTGCAATG tgtCCAGCAGTTTCTATGGAACCCAGTGGCACGAAATACATCCTCAGTACTGGACAAAGTTTCAGGTCTGGGAGTGGCTGCAGCATCTCCTTGATACCAACCAACTGGATGCCAACTGCATACCCTTCCAGGAGTTTGATATCAACGGGGAACATCTGTGCAGCATGAGTCTGCAGGAATTCACTCAGGCAGCTGGGACAGCAGGGCAGTTGCTTTATAGCAACCTTCAGCACCTAAAATGGAACG GTCAGTGTGGAAGTGACATGTACCAATCTCATAATGTCATTGTGAAGACAGAGCAAACAG ATCCATCGTTAATGGTCTCCTGGAAAGACGACAATTACCTGTATGACAGTGGCTATGGTAGCACAGTAG AGCTATTGGACAGCAAAACGTTCTGTCGTGCTCAGATCTCCATGACGACACCGAGTCACCAGCCTCCTG ATTCTTCAGAtgtgaaaaaaacacaagatCATACCCCAAAGTCCCACACCAAGAAACACA ACCCTCGAGGAACTCATCTCTGGGAATTTATTCGAGATATTCTTCTTAACCCTGAGAAATACCCAGGATTAATCAAGTGGGAGGACCGGTCAGAAGGTgtcttcagatttttaaaatccGAAGCTGTGGCTCAGCTCTgggggaagaagaagaacaacaGCAGCATGACTTATGAGAAGCTCAGCCGGGCTATGAG ATACTATTATAAAAGAGAAATCCTGGAGCGTGTGGATGGTCGCAGATTAGTATATAAATTTGGAAAGAATGCCCGTGGctggagagaaaatgagaattaa